The window CATTATTGCGCTGAGGGCCTTTCTGAATAGGTTCAGGCTTAATTGAAGGGTCGGGCTCATAACCATCAATCGCCATAACGGGGATGGATTTTTTCAATAATTTTTCTATATCTTTTAATAACTTAACTTCATCCACACAAACTAGTGATACCGCCATTCCCGTTGCTTCTGCTCGTCCTGTACGACCAATACGGTGAACATAGTCTTCCGCCACATTAGGCAGTTCGAAGTTAACGACGTAAGGAAGCTGTTCGATATCCAAACCACGCGCAGCAATGTCTGTAGCCACTAAGACACGTATGTCACCTGATTTAAAGTCTGCTAGGGCGCGTGTACGTGCACCTTGGCTTTTGTTTCCATGGATTGCAGCGGATTTTATTCCATCTTTATTAAGATGCTCAGCAAGTCGGTTCGCGCCATGTTTTGTACGCGTAAACACGAGCACCTGTTGCCAATTATCACGACCGATCATGTAGGATAAAAGTTCCGCTTTACGTTTTTTATCAACATGATGCACAAATTGGGTGACTTGTTCAGAGGCTGAATTACGGGGAGCGACTTCAATAGTAATTGGGTTATCTAATAGCTTATTCGCTAGCTGTTTAATTTCATCAGAGAACGTCGCTGAAAACAGCAAATTTTGGCGTTTCTTAGGCAATTTATTGATAACACGGCGAATATCATGAATAAATCCCATATCCAACATGCGGTCAGCTTCATCAAGAACAAAAATTTCAACTTGGGATAAATTAACCGCATTTTGATGTTCTAAATCGAGTAAACGTCCGGGTGTCGCAATCAAGATTTCAACACCACCACGTAATTTCATCATTTGAGGGTTAATGCTGACCCCCCCAAAGACCACAAAGGAGCGAACCTTCAAATGGCGGCTATATTCTTTAACATTTTCAGCAACTTGAGCAGCCAATTCACGGGTAGGCGTCAAAATCAATGCTCGAATGGGTTTACGATCTTTCCCTGTGCGGGGAGTGGAGATCAATTTCTGCAAAATAGGTAACGTAAAGCCCGCGGTTTTTCCCGTTCCTGTCTGGGCGCTTGCTAATAAGTCATGGCCAGCAAGAACTGCCGGGATAGCTTGCTGCTGAATTGGCGTCGGTGATTCATAGCCTAACTCATTGATGGCAAGCAGAATTTCCTCGTTTAATGCGAGGTCTGAAAAACTAGTCAACTTAAATTACTCCGGGCTTCACCACTCTGAATAATCAGAGGCAGTTCGAGGGGAAGGGTCATGTAGAAGGATAAAGGTGCAAACTGCCGTGCTATTGCAAAAATTGTAACATTATTTGTTCCTAATAAGTATATTAATTTAGTTTATAAAATAAATTAATACAAAATTACTTGAATATAGTATATATAACTATTACACACTGCAATATATCGTTTTCCGTCAGTGCGGAAAGCAAAAAGCTGCATAGCGCTAGTTAAGTTAATATTTAATTTTAACTGTTTAAGGAAATTTCATGACCATAAATACACCATCAACTCATAGAGGAGAAAACGCCAAAGTGCAGTTGTTATATTCGGCTGCTGATGTCTATGGTGAATTAGGTCTGGATGGAGCAACAACCCGCAAAATTGCTCAGGTTTCAGGCCAAAATATTGCTGCTATTTCGTATTACTTTGGTTCAAAAGAGGGTCTATACCTAGCTGTAGCACAATTGATTGCAGATACAATAAAAGAAAATTTTAGTGAAAATATTTCAGAAATAGATACTTACCTTCGTCAACCGGCACCCTCGCCTGATGAAGCCATTACGCATTTGCAAAAAATCTTAGTAGGTTACAACTACTTCCAATTAGAAAAAAAGAACCTTAGCTTTTCACGGATACTTGCTAGAGAACAGCTCAATCCCACTGAAGCTTATACGATTATCCATGAACAGGCTCTAGGTCCTATTTACACTAAATTGAATCGGCTTATTGCTATCTATATAGGCTCCGATCCGAACAAATTAACCACGTTAATTCAGACCCATGCCATTTTGGGGGAAACGCTCTCATTCCGTATCGCAAGAGAGACACTCCTTCGGCAAACAGGCTGGAAACACATTAATGAAGAGGAGTATAAAATTATCAATCAGGTACTGATAGAGCACACCAATATATTATTAGAAGGTTTACGCCATCGCAAAGAAGGTAAAAAGTGATATGATTAATCTATAAAAATTGGTTATAGATTATTGTTCTATCTCTTTTAAATCACAATATTTACACGAAATAAGGTTAATTATGAACAGTAAACGTCGTTCTGTCTTTTTTATTCTTATTGTCATAGTAATCGGGATCGCGGCTGGTGGCTATTATTGGTATCAATCACAACAAGATAAAACATTAACCTTATATGGCAATATTGACGTACGAACCGTTAATCTAGGCTTTCGTGTAGGTGGGAAGCTCGCGTCTTTGAATGTTGATGAAGGCGCGCGCGTTACCCAAGGTCAAACACTCGGGGAGCTTGATAAAGCTCCTTATATCAATGCGTTGAATAAAGCTAAAGGGATCAGGGATAGTGCCAAAGCGCAACTAGCCATGAAGGAAAAAGGTTATCGAACTCAAGAAGTTGCACAAGTTGAAGCGGAAGTCGCGCAAAAACAAGCTGCATGGCAATACGCAGAAAGTTTTTATCAACGTCAAAAAGGGTTAGCAGCATCCCACGTTATCTCCGCCAATGAATTGGATAATGCTAAAACGAATCGTAATCAAGCTCTTGCAGCCTTGAAAGCAGCACAAGATAAATTGAATCAATATCAGAGTGGATTCCGTAAAGAGGAAATAGAAGCCGCTCGTGGTGAATGGTTACAAGCGGAAGCGGCTGTTGCACAAGCCGAATTAGATTTACAAGATACCATTTTGACAGCCCCTTCCGATGGCACCATTCTTACTCGAGCAATCGAACCAGGCACTATTGTCGGGGCTGGGAATACCGTCTTTAGTGTCACTCTAACAAGCCCTGTTTGGGCTAGAGCTTATGTGAATGAGCCCAATTTGGGTATGGCCGTTCCCGGCAAAGAAGTTTTACTCTACACAGATAGCCGCCCTGATGCGCCTTACCATGGCACCATTGGCTTTGTCTCACCAACCGCTGAATTTACGCCGAAAAGCGTCCAAACGCCTGAACTACGCACTGACCTTGTGTATCGATTACGTATTATTGTCAGCAATCCTGATGATGCTTTACGTCAAGGAATGCCTGTCACTATTCGTTTCCCTCAAGAGCAGTAATAAGAGTGTATGATGAGTGAATCAGATTATCATATTCGTCTTCAAGAGGTCGAAAAGACATTTATAGGACTGGATTCGCCGGCAGTAGAACGCTTAACCACTGAAATCTATAGCGGTTCAGTCACTGGGTTAGTTGGCCCTGATGGAGCAGGAAAAACGACGCTGATGAGAATGCTTGCTGGTTTATTAAAACCAGATTCTGGCTCAATCAGCCTAATGGGGTTAGATCCTATCGCGGATAGTGTACAAGTTCATGCTAACTTGGGATATATGCCACAGAAGTTTGGTTTATATGAAGATTTAACCGTCCAAGAAAACCTCGATTTATATGCTGATTTACGTGGCGTTATTGGAGAAGAGCGCCAAAAAACCTATCAACAACTACTCAGCTTTACCGATTTAACCCGTTTTACTCATAGGCTAGCGGGGAAATTATCAGGTGGAATGAAGCAAAAATTGGGATTAGCCTGCACACTGATAGGTAAACCTAAAGTGCTTCTTTTGGATGAACCCGGAGTGGGAGTCGACCCGATAGCACGGCGGGAATTGTGGCAGATGGTTCATACCTTAGCTGATGAGGGCATGTTGATCCTATGGAGTACGTCCTATCTTGATGAAGCCCAGCAATGCAAAAATGTTTTATTACTAAACCAAGGTAAGCTACTTTTTTCAGGACAACCACAAACACTGACCCAAAAAATGGTCGGGCGCTCATATTTATTAGAGGTTCCTGCCGAAAATAAACGCACCGTTTTACAAGATGCCCTTGTACTTCCTGAAACGACCGATGGGGTTATTCAAGGTCGATACATTCGTTTGATTTTAAAAGAAAACGCATCTAAAGAATCACTATTACAAGGCTTGAATATACCTAATGGTAAACTTGTTGAAGCAGAGCCTCGTTTCGAAGATGCCTTTATTGATTTATTGGGTGGAGGGCCATCTCATCGCTCAGAGCTAGCGGCTATCATGCCTCAAATTCCTGCAAACCCCAGTGAAACCGTTATTGAAGCACGTAACCTTACCAAAAAATTTGGTGACTTTGCTGCAACGGACACTGTGAATTTCCAAGTAAAACGCGGCGAAATCTTTGGCTTACTCGGCCCTAATGGCGCAGGAAAATCAACCACTTTTAAAATGATGTGTGGGTTAATGAAACCCACGGAAGGGCAAGCTTTGGTCTTAGGGATGGATTTAAAAACTAGCTCAGATAAGGCACGACAACACTTAGGCTATATGGCCCAAAAGTTTTCTCTCTATAGCAATTTAAAGGTTGGACAAAATCTGAAATTTTTTTCAGGGGTTTATGGCCTACATGGCAAACATCAAGTTCAAAAAATCGCTGAAATGGTTGAAGCTTTTAATTTCACCCCCATACTGCATCAAATAACAGATTCTCTACCACTTGGTTTTAAGCAACGACTGGCACTGGCTTGTTCATTGATGCATGAGCCTGATATTTTATTTCTTGATGAACCAACTTCAGGTGTTGACCCTCTCACTCGGCGTGAATTTTGGTTACATATCAATGGAATGGTAGATAAAGGAGTCACCGTCATGGTCACAACCCATTTCATGGATGAAGCGGAATACTGTGATCGAATTGGGTTAGTGTATCGTGGCAAAATTATTGCAGCAGGTACCCCAGATGCCTTAAAACAACAAGTTGCCACAGAAGCGAACCCGAACCCTTCAATGGAAGATGCCTTTATTGAGCTGATACTCGACTATGATAAACAGCAGGAGGAACAATGACCGCTAATGCGTCTCATTTTTCTTGGCGTAGACTCAAAGCATTATGCATTAAAGAAAGCAAACAGATTGTGCGCGATCCAAGCAGTGCATTAATCGCTATCGTCATCCCATTGATGCTGCTATTTATCTTTGGCTACGGCATAAATTTAGATTCAAGCCAATTACGAATTGGCATATTAATGGATCAACAAAGCCATGAAGCGAGAGAGCTGGTTGATACTTTCACAGGCTCTCCTTTTATTGATGCCACAGTGAGTGATAACCGACAATTATTGATTGATAAAATGCAAGCAGGAGAAATTCGCGGCATCGTTGTAGTTCCCGTTGATTTTTCACAACAGCTATTACGGCCTGAAGGACATGCCGCCATACAAGTGATTACCGACGGCAGTGAACCTAATACCGCCAACTTTGTGCAGGCCTACACGAAAGGTGTTTGGCATACATGGTTAGTGCAACAAGGTGAAAATAAAGGCTATTCAACAGAACCACTTATTGATCTAAATATGCGTTACTGGTTCAACGAAGCAGCGATTAGCCAGCATTTTATTATACCCGGTGCAATCAGTATTATCATGACCGTTGTCGGCGCGATTTTAACCTCATTAGTTGTAGCTCGAGAGTGGGAACGAGGCACAATGGAAGCCTTACTTTCTACGCAAATTACTCGTACCGAGCTATTACTGTCGAAACTATTACCCTATCAGGTTCTTGGCTCTTTTGTGATGATCCTCTGTATGGTCGTCACGACCTTGGTGCTAGATGTCCCTTATCGAGGTTCCCTCCTAGTCCTGTTTTTGATCACGAGCCTCTATTTAGCGACGGCGCTGGGGATGGGCTTACTGATCTCAACGATCACCCGTAACCAATTTAATGCCGCTATGGTTGCCTTAAATGCGGCATTTTTACCAGCAATCATGCTGTCAGGCTTTATTTTTGAAATATCAAGTATGCCTATAGTTATTCAAATCGTGACCTACTTTATTCCAGCGCGCTATTTTGTCAGTAGTCTACAGACGCTATTTTTAGCCGGTGATATCTATATTGTTTTACTCACCGACTTACTGCTACTTATTGCTTCCGCCATTTTATTTATTGGTTTAACGGCATGGAAAACGCGCCGACGCCTTGATTGATAAGGATTTGCTATGTTTTATCGCTTATACACCTTGATCATGAAAGAGTTGCAATCTTTATTACAAGAAAAGCAAACACGGATCATTTTGATCATGCCGGTTATTTTCCAAATGATCTTATTTCCGCTTGCGGCAACATTAGAGGTAACCAATACAACCATTGCGATTTTTGACCAAGATGGTGGTCAACACGCCATAGAGCTAACTCAACGCTTGGCTAAGGCGGAGGCCTTCTCAAAGGTTCTATTACTTAAAAATGAACATGAGATTCGTGAAACACTGGATAACCGTGAAAGCTTGTTAGTCGTACGCTTTGGGCAGAATTTTAGTGGAGACATAGATAGCCAACATACTGCCAATATGATGTTGCTGCTTGATGGCCGTAATTCTAATAGTGCACAAATTGCGGCTAATTATATCCAACAAATTGTTCAGCAGTATCAACATGAACTGACTGCGGGAAAACCTTTAGCCAATAATAGTGAGTTAATAGTACGCAACTGGTATAACCCCAATCTCGATTACAAATGGTTTATTGTGCCATCATTGGTTGCGTTAATTACTACTATTGGGGTGTTAATTGTTACCTCGCTATCGATTGCCCGTGAAGCAGAGCAAGGCACTCTCGATCAATTACTTGTCTCACCCCTTACCACTTGGCAAATTTTTATCGGTAAAGCGGTTCCTGCGCTGATTATCGCAACAGCACAAGCTACATTAGTCTTAGTGATTGGTATCTTTTGCTATCAAATACCTTTTGCAGGCTCCCTCCCTCTTTTTTATGCGACCATGATTTTCTATGGCTTATCTTTGGTAGGGTTTGGCTTGTTAATTTCAGCATTATGCTCAACACAGCAGCAAGCTTTCATTGGCGTATTTGTCTTTATGATGCCCGCTGTTTTGCTATCGGGCTATATCTCTCCAGTAGAAAACATGCCTGTATGGCTACAAGATATCACTTGGGTAAATCCGATTCGCCACTTTACGGAAATAACCAAACAAATTTACCTCAAAGATGCTGATTTCAATATTATTTGGCACAGTTTATGGCCGTTACTCTTCATATCGGTGATAACCAGCTCCATTGCTTATTATCTATTTCGCAAGAAAATAGCTTAGATGCTCTCATTCACTTATTTTTTATGATCGACAAGCAATAAAAAACCCTTGTTGGTTAAACCATAACAAGGGTTTATGTTCTTTTACTTTATCTATTCACGTATCAGCTAACCACGATACGCAAAACCGCTAAATTAGCGACGGTCTCCGAAAATACGGAGTAACATCAAGAACAGGTTGATGAAGTCCAGATACAGGTTCAATGCACCTAAAATAGCGAATTTACGCATATTTTCTTTATCTTCGACATCAATTTGTGC of the Providencia stuartii genome contains:
- the hlyD gene encoding secretion protein HlyD — translated: MNSKRRSVFFILIVIVIGIAAGGYYWYQSQQDKTLTLYGNIDVRTVNLGFRVGGKLASLNVDEGARVTQGQTLGELDKAPYINALNKAKGIRDSAKAQLAMKEKGYRTQEVAQVEAEVAQKQAAWQYAESFYQRQKGLAASHVISANELDNAKTNRNQALAALKAAQDKLNQYQSGFRKEEIEAARGEWLQAEAAVAQAELDLQDTILTAPSDGTILTRAIEPGTIVGAGNTVFSVTLTSPVWARAYVNEPNLGMAVPGKEVLLYTDSRPDAPYHGTIGFVSPTAEFTPKSVQTPELRTDLVYRLRIIVSNPDDALRQGMPVTIRFPQEQ
- a CDS encoding ABC transporter permease, with product MFYRLYTLIMKELQSLLQEKQTRIILIMPVIFQMILFPLAATLEVTNTTIAIFDQDGGQHAIELTQRLAKAEAFSKVLLLKNEHEIRETLDNRESLLVVRFGQNFSGDIDSQHTANMMLLLDGRNSNSAQIAANYIQQIVQQYQHELTAGKPLANNSELIVRNWYNPNLDYKWFIVPSLVALITTIGVLIVTSLSIAREAEQGTLDQLLVSPLTTWQIFIGKAVPALIIATAQATLVLVIGIFCYQIPFAGSLPLFYATMIFYGLSLVGFGLLISALCSTQQQAFIGVFVFMMPAVLLSGYISPVENMPVWLQDITWVNPIRHFTEITKQIYLKDADFNIIWHSLWPLLFISVITSSIAYYLFRKKIA
- a CDS encoding ATP-binding cassette domain-containing protein codes for the protein MSESDYHIRLQEVEKTFIGLDSPAVERLTTEIYSGSVTGLVGPDGAGKTTLMRMLAGLLKPDSGSISLMGLDPIADSVQVHANLGYMPQKFGLYEDLTVQENLDLYADLRGVIGEERQKTYQQLLSFTDLTRFTHRLAGKLSGGMKQKLGLACTLIGKPKVLLLDEPGVGVDPIARRELWQMVHTLADEGMLILWSTSYLDEAQQCKNVLLLNQGKLLFSGQPQTLTQKMVGRSYLLEVPAENKRTVLQDALVLPETTDGVIQGRYIRLILKENASKESLLQGLNIPNGKLVEAEPRFEDAFIDLLGGGPSHRSELAAIMPQIPANPSETVIEARNLTKKFGDFAATDTVNFQVKRGEIFGLLGPNGAGKSTTFKMMCGLMKPTEGQALVLGMDLKTSSDKARQHLGYMAQKFSLYSNLKVGQNLKFFSGVYGLHGKHQVQKIAEMVEAFNFTPILHQITDSLPLGFKQRLALACSLMHEPDILFLDEPTSGVDPLTRREFWLHINGMVDKGVTVMVTTHFMDEAEYCDRIGLVYRGKIIAAGTPDALKQQVATEANPNPSMEDAFIELILDYDKQQEEQ
- the rhlE gene encoding ATP-dependent RNA helicase RhlE — protein: MTSFSDLALNEEILLAINELGYESPTPIQQQAIPAVLAGHDLLASAQTGTGKTAGFTLPILQKLISTPRTGKDRKPIRALILTPTRELAAQVAENVKEYSRHLKVRSFVVFGGVSINPQMMKLRGGVEILIATPGRLLDLEHQNAVNLSQVEIFVLDEADRMLDMGFIHDIRRVINKLPKKRQNLLFSATFSDEIKQLANKLLDNPITIEVAPRNSASEQVTQFVHHVDKKRKAELLSYMIGRDNWQQVLVFTRTKHGANRLAEHLNKDGIKSAAIHGNKSQGARTRALADFKSGDIRVLVATDIAARGLDIEQLPYVVNFELPNVAEDYVHRIGRTGRAEATGMAVSLVCVDEVKLLKDIEKLLKKSIPVMAIDGYEPDPSIKPEPIQKGPQRNNERRSGSGKRHTTSAKPRRERTENTKSKPATSGSPWKKSQKKVRQGHGEG
- the cecR gene encoding transcriptional regulator CecR; protein product: MTINTPSTHRGENAKVQLLYSAADVYGELGLDGATTRKIAQVSGQNIAAISYYFGSKEGLYLAVAQLIADTIKENFSENISEIDTYLRQPAPSPDEAITHLQKILVGYNYFQLEKKNLSFSRILAREQLNPTEAYTIIHEQALGPIYTKLNRLIAIYIGSDPNKLTTLIQTHAILGETLSFRIARETLLRQTGWKHINEEEYKIINQVLIEHTNILLEGLRHRKEGKK
- a CDS encoding ABC transporter permease; the protein is MTANASHFSWRRLKALCIKESKQIVRDPSSALIAIVIPLMLLFIFGYGINLDSSQLRIGILMDQQSHEARELVDTFTGSPFIDATVSDNRQLLIDKMQAGEIRGIVVVPVDFSQQLLRPEGHAAIQVITDGSEPNTANFVQAYTKGVWHTWLVQQGENKGYSTEPLIDLNMRYWFNEAAISQHFIIPGAISIIMTVVGAILTSLVVAREWERGTMEALLSTQITRTELLLSKLLPYQVLGSFVMILCMVVTTLVLDVPYRGSLLVLFLITSLYLATALGMGLLISTITRNQFNAAMVALNAAFLPAIMLSGFIFEISSMPIVIQIVTYFIPARYFVSSLQTLFLAGDIYIVLLTDLLLLIASAILFIGLTAWKTRRRLD